In Triticum aestivum cultivar Chinese Spring chromosome 5B, IWGSC CS RefSeq v2.1, whole genome shotgun sequence, the following proteins share a genomic window:
- the LOC123111029 gene encoding uncharacterized protein — MILHVRRNFFEITTFPNTAMMKGAARLWRLVLEVHLVDSKGLFGSDFLGKIDPYVIVQYRSQERKSSTSRGRCLRSTSRDEGRNPSWNEVFRFQINSSAANGQHKLFLRIMDHDNFSSDDFLGQATINVSDLITLGMESGSSQQNPATGHRPEAGVVVELGGVVLRLRRHLLPIPRPWRCSSQDRGVSEKGLPPDPRGGHCGPLRDKAAGSLLPDWSGFR, encoded by the exons atgatcttgcatgtgcgtaggaatttttttgaaattactacgttccccaacacggccaTGATGAAGGGCGCCGCTCGGCTATGGAGACTGGTTCTTGAGGTGCATCTGGTGGACTCCAAGGGCCTCTTCGGCAGCGATTTCCTAG GGAAGATAGACCCGTATGTGATCGTGCAGTACCGGAGCCAGGAGCGCAAGAGCAGCACCTCCCGAGGTCGGTGCCTCCGCAGCACCTCCCGAG ATGAGGGGAGGAACCCGAGCTGGAATGAGGTGTTCCGGTTCCAGATCAACTCCTCCGCCGCCAACGGGCAGCACAAGCTCTTCCTCCGGATCATGGACCACGACAACTTCTCCAGCGACGACTTCCTCGGCCAGGCAAC GATCAATGTGTCTGATCTGATCACCCTTGGCATGGAGAGCGGCTCGTCGCAGCAGAACCCGGCCACCGGCCACCGCCCGGAAGCTGGTGTCGTGGTCGAGCTGGGCGGAGTGGTGCTTCGTCTGCGACGCCATCTTCTCCCCATACCCCGACCCTGGCGCTGCTCTTCGCAGG ACCGCGGCGTGTCGGAGAAGGGGCTGCCTCCCGATCCCCGTGGAGGTCACTGCGGCCCTCTTCGAGATAAGGCTGCGGGATCCCTTCTTCCG GACTGGAGTGGCTTCAGATGA